Proteins encoded within one genomic window of Brassica rapa cultivar Chiifu-401-42 chromosome A09, CAAS_Brap_v3.01, whole genome shotgun sequence:
- the LOC103843390 gene encoding uncharacterized protein LOC103843390 isoform X2 yields the protein MAKYNEIAKKKREAKADRKRAIHGDPLTNKLKTRAPVVAVSGKRQKKLLRKWRREQKEMVEKGLVSMEDVEMASADAGSEDSKKPTRKFSVKKTIKLNKLKNKGNKKKSQKAGGKEVSTDQMLE from the exons ATGGCGAAGTACAATGAGAtagcgaagaagaagagagaggcGAAAGCGGATAGGAAGCGAGCTATCCACGGCGATCCACTCACCAATAAATTGAAGACCAGAGCTCCCGTTGTCGCCGTCTCCGGTAAACGTCAGAAGAAACTCCTTCGCAAATGGCGCAGA GAGCAGAAAGAGATGGTGGAGAAGGGTCTTGTTAGTATGGAGGATGTAGAGATGGCTTCTGCTGatg CTGGATCAGAAGACTCCAAGAAACCCACAAGAAAATTTAGCGTGAAGAAGACAATAAAGCTCAATAAACTAAAGAATAAAG GCAACAAGAAGAAAAGCCAGAAAGCTGGTGGCAAAGAAGTATCTACTGATCAGATGCTGGAATGA
- the LOC103843390 gene encoding uncharacterized protein LOC103843390 isoform X1, translated as MAKYNEIAKKKREAKADRKRAIHGDPLTNKLKTRAPVVAVSGKRQKKLLRKWRREQKEMVEKGLVSMEDVEMASADAGSEDSKKPTRKFSVKKTIKLNKLKNKAGNKKKSQKAGGKEVSTDQMLE; from the exons ATGGCGAAGTACAATGAGAtagcgaagaagaagagagaggcGAAAGCGGATAGGAAGCGAGCTATCCACGGCGATCCACTCACCAATAAATTGAAGACCAGAGCTCCCGTTGTCGCCGTCTCCGGTAAACGTCAGAAGAAACTCCTTCGCAAATGGCGCAGA GAGCAGAAAGAGATGGTGGAGAAGGGTCTTGTTAGTATGGAGGATGTAGAGATGGCTTCTGCTGatg CTGGATCAGAAGACTCCAAGAAACCCACAAGAAAATTTAGCGTGAAGAAGACAATAAAGCTCAATAAACTAAAGAATAAAG CAGGCAACAAGAAGAAAAGCCAGAAAGCTGGTGGCAAAGAAGTATCTACTGATCAGATGCTGGAATGA
- the LOC103843391 gene encoding thioredoxin-like 1-1, chloroplastic, protein MAEAAISRTNLIFRGACVNQHKHVVDYSVSSPVSFGLRKSFPSLKVKPFNQFQSSRSSSSITAQTALRIGTPQRWWEKGLKENMREISSAQELVDSLTNAGDKLVVVDFFSPGCGGCKALHPKICQLAEQNPDVQFLQVNYEEHKSMCYSLGVHVLPFFRFYRGAHGRVCSFSCTNATIKKFRDALAKHTPDRCSLGPTKGLEEKELVALAANKELNFSYTPKDVPVEEEEAPVPASNPGLPVAHPSMKANDGKTLVSSGR, encoded by the exons ATGGCGGAAGCAGCAATCAGCAGAACGAATCTGATCTTCCGAGGAGCTTGCGTGAATCAACACAAGCATGTAGTTGATTACTCCGTCTCATCACCTGTGAGTTTCGGTTTGAGAAAGAGCTTCCCTTCTCTGAAGGTGAAGCCTTTTAATCAATTCCAGAGCTCCCGATCATCATCATCCATCACAGCTCAG ACAGCGTTGAGGATTGGGACGCCTCAGAGATGGTGGGAGAAGGGTCTGAAAGAGAACATGAGAGAGATCTCTTCAGCTCAGGAGCTCGTTGACTCTCTAACCAACGCTGGTGATAAGCTTGTTGTGGTTGACTTCTTCTCTCCTGGCTGTGGTGGATGCAAGGCTCTTCATCCTAAG ATATGTCAGTTGGCAGAGCAGAACCCTGATGTGCAGTTTCTTCAGGTGAACTACGAGGAGCACAAGTCCATGTGTTACAGTCTTGGTGTCCACGTCCTCCCGTTTTTCAGATTCTACCGTGGCGCTCATGGTCGTGTCTGCAGCTTCAGCTGCACCAATGCTACG ATCAAGAAGTTCAGAGATGCATTGGCGAAGCATACTCCAGATAGGTGCAGCCTTGGACCGACCAAAGGGCTTGAAGAGAAGGAGCTTGTGGCGCTTGCAGCCAACAAAGAACTCAACTTTAGTTACACACCGAAGGATGTACCagttgaggaagaagaagctccCGTCCCCGCTTCAAACCCTGGTCTCCCTGTTGCTCATCCATCGATGAAGGCCAATGATGGAAAGACATTGGTCTCCTCAGGGAGATGA